Proteins encoded by one window of Bacillus rossius redtenbacheri isolate Brsri chromosome 14, Brsri_v3, whole genome shotgun sequence:
- the LOC134539049 gene encoding putative fatty acyl-CoA reductase CG5065 isoform X2 → MWNSHSNQAMSDTQAPGLIRAVGPVQQFYCGRSVLLTGATGFCGKVLLEKLLRSCPGLERVYLVVRPRRGRDEGDRVANLLNQPLFGQLGRGELGKVVAVCGDLSRPGLGLSLEDKEMLCRQVSIIFHVGASVRFDDELCSALATNVWATEAIVKLAKSMDHLKALVCVSTAYSNCISEEVEEQVCKPLADPEDLYKRLATMSEDELASFQTMILSKWPNTYTFTKALAETVVKDTCETLPVAIFRPSIVTPVWREPVVGWLDSMNGPTLSLMGGALGKMRCGMVKLNNNTDMVPVDMVASGIIATAWDVSSSGDRKSPKVYNFVSGARNPITWRQFYGFAKKYNRVYPSADAMWYCISIFTQFKWLYILLSLLLELLPAVLMDVLPYLSTGKHKNIDLYMRARRFLHLVTFFSMHQWRFHDGNVVDLLARMSPEDKAAFPMDVTDINWREYVRCYVLGVREHMLKEPLSNLPAARKRYFRLFLLHHALRVVLWTSLATCLACFAWKCV, encoded by the exons GCGATGAGCGACACGCAGGCGCCCGGGCTCATCCGGGCCGTGGGCCCCGTGCAGCAGTTCTACTGCGGCCGCAGCGTGCTGCTGACGGGCGCCACGGGCTTCTGCGGCAAGGTGCTGCTGGAGAAGCTGCTGAGGAGCTGCCCGGGGCTGGAGCGCGTCTACTTGGTCGTGCGGCCCCGCCGCGGTCGGGACGAGGGAGACCGCGTGGCCAACCTCCTCAACCAGCCG CTGTTcgggcagctgggccggggggAGCTGGGCAAGGTGGTGGCGGTGTGCGGCGACCTCTCGCGGCCTGGCCTGGGACTCAGCCTGGAGGACAAGGAGATGCTGTGCCGCCAGGTGTCCATCATCTTCCACGTGGGCGCCTCGGTGCGCTTCGACGACGAGCTGTGCAGCGCCTTGGCCACCAACGTGTGGGCCACGGAGGCCATCGTGAAGCTGGCCAAGAGCATGGACCACCTTAAG GCGCTGGTGTGCGTGTCCACGGCCTACTCCAACTGCATCAGCGAGGAGGTGGAGGAGCAGGTGTGCAAGCCGCTGGCCGACCCCGAGGACCTCTACAAGCGCCTGGCGACCATGTCCGAGGACGAGCTGGCGTCTTTCCAGACGAT GATCCTCAGCAAGTGGCCCAACACGTATACCTTCACGAAGGCGTTGGCCGAGACGGTGGTGAAGGACACTTGCGAGACCCTCCCAGTCGCCATATTCAGACCGTCGATCG TGACGCCCGTGTGGAGGGAGCCCGTGGTCGGCTGGCTGGACTCGATGAACGGGCCCACGCTGAGCCTGATGGGCGGCGCGCTGGGCAAGATGCGCTGCGGCATGGTGAAGCTCAACAACAACACCGACATGGTGCCCGTCGACATGGTGGCCAGCGGCATCATCGCCACCGCGTGGGACGTTTCCTCGTCCGGCGACCG GAAGTCGCCCAAGGTGTACAACTTCGTGTCCGGGGCAAGGAACCCCATCACGTGGAGGCAGTTCTACGGCTTCGCCAAGAAGTACAACAGAGTGTACCCGAGCGCCGACGCCATGTGGTACTGCATCTCCATCTTCACGCAGTTCAAGTGGCTGTACATCCTTCTGTCGCTGCTGCTGGAGCTCCTGCCAGCCGTACTTATGGACGTCCTGCCGTACCTCAGCACCGGGAAACACAA GAACATCGACCTGTACATGAGGGCCAGGCGCTTCCTGCACCTGGTGACCTTCTTCTCGATGCACCAGTGGAGATTCCACGACGGCAACGTGGTGGACCTCCTGGCGAGGATGTCGCCCGAGGACAAGGCGGCGTTCCCTATGGACGTGACCGACATCAACTGGCGGGAGTACGTCCGCTGCTACGTGCTGGGCGTGAGAGAGCACATGCTGAAGGAACCGTTGAGCAACCTGCCGGCTGCCCGGAAGAGGTACTTCAG GTTGTTTCTCCTCCACCATGCTCTGAGGGTGGTTCTGTGGACTTCGCTCGCCACGTGCTTGGCCTGCTTCGCGTGGAAGTGCGTGTGA
- the LOC134539049 gene encoding putative fatty acyl-CoA reductase CG5065 isoform X3 gives MSDTQAPGLIRAVGPVQQFYCGRSVLLTGATGFCGKVLLEKLLRSCPGLERVYLVVRPRRGRDEGDRVANLLNQPLFGQLGRGELGKVVAVCGDLSRPGLGLSLEDKEMLCRQVSIIFHVGASVRFDDELCSALATNVWATEAIVKLAKSMDHLKALVCVSTAYSNCISEEVEEQVCKPLADPEDLYKRLATMSEDELASFQTMILSKWPNTYTFTKALAETVVKDTCETLPVAIFRPSIVTPVWREPVVGWLDSMNGPTLSLMGGALGKMRCGMVKLNNNTDMVPVDMVASGIIATAWDVSSSGDRKSPKVYNFVSGARNPITWRQFYGFAKKYNRVYPSADAMWYCISIFTQFKWLYILLSLLLELLPAVLMDVLPYLSTGKHKNIDLYMRARRFLHLVTFFSMHQWRFHDGNVVDLLARMSPEDKAAFPMDVTDINWREYVRCYVLGVREHMLKEPLSNLPAARKRYFRLFLLHHALRVVLWTSLATCLACFAWKCV, from the exons ATGAGCGACACGCAGGCGCCCGGGCTCATCCGGGCCGTGGGCCCCGTGCAGCAGTTCTACTGCGGCCGCAGCGTGCTGCTGACGGGCGCCACGGGCTTCTGCGGCAAGGTGCTGCTGGAGAAGCTGCTGAGGAGCTGCCCGGGGCTGGAGCGCGTCTACTTGGTCGTGCGGCCCCGCCGCGGTCGGGACGAGGGAGACCGCGTGGCCAACCTCCTCAACCAGCCG CTGTTcgggcagctgggccggggggAGCTGGGCAAGGTGGTGGCGGTGTGCGGCGACCTCTCGCGGCCTGGCCTGGGACTCAGCCTGGAGGACAAGGAGATGCTGTGCCGCCAGGTGTCCATCATCTTCCACGTGGGCGCCTCGGTGCGCTTCGACGACGAGCTGTGCAGCGCCTTGGCCACCAACGTGTGGGCCACGGAGGCCATCGTGAAGCTGGCCAAGAGCATGGACCACCTTAAG GCGCTGGTGTGCGTGTCCACGGCCTACTCCAACTGCATCAGCGAGGAGGTGGAGGAGCAGGTGTGCAAGCCGCTGGCCGACCCCGAGGACCTCTACAAGCGCCTGGCGACCATGTCCGAGGACGAGCTGGCGTCTTTCCAGACGAT GATCCTCAGCAAGTGGCCCAACACGTATACCTTCACGAAGGCGTTGGCCGAGACGGTGGTGAAGGACACTTGCGAGACCCTCCCAGTCGCCATATTCAGACCGTCGATCG TGACGCCCGTGTGGAGGGAGCCCGTGGTCGGCTGGCTGGACTCGATGAACGGGCCCACGCTGAGCCTGATGGGCGGCGCGCTGGGCAAGATGCGCTGCGGCATGGTGAAGCTCAACAACAACACCGACATGGTGCCCGTCGACATGGTGGCCAGCGGCATCATCGCCACCGCGTGGGACGTTTCCTCGTCCGGCGACCG GAAGTCGCCCAAGGTGTACAACTTCGTGTCCGGGGCAAGGAACCCCATCACGTGGAGGCAGTTCTACGGCTTCGCCAAGAAGTACAACAGAGTGTACCCGAGCGCCGACGCCATGTGGTACTGCATCTCCATCTTCACGCAGTTCAAGTGGCTGTACATCCTTCTGTCGCTGCTGCTGGAGCTCCTGCCAGCCGTACTTATGGACGTCCTGCCGTACCTCAGCACCGGGAAACACAA GAACATCGACCTGTACATGAGGGCCAGGCGCTTCCTGCACCTGGTGACCTTCTTCTCGATGCACCAGTGGAGATTCCACGACGGCAACGTGGTGGACCTCCTGGCGAGGATGTCGCCCGAGGACAAGGCGGCGTTCCCTATGGACGTGACCGACATCAACTGGCGGGAGTACGTCCGCTGCTACGTGCTGGGCGTGAGAGAGCACATGCTGAAGGAACCGTTGAGCAACCTGCCGGCTGCCCGGAAGAGGTACTTCAG GTTGTTTCTCCTCCACCATGCTCTGAGGGTGGTTCTGTGGACTTCGCTCGCCACGTGCTTGGCCTGCTTCGCGTGGAAGTGCGTGTGA